Within Primulina tabacum isolate GXHZ01 chromosome 5, ASM2559414v2, whole genome shotgun sequence, the genomic segment TGATAATGGCTTGTTGCCATTTGCATGTTACTTTTCCATACACATTATGAATATGAGCTGCTCGGAAAACCGTTGTGAGTGGTGCAGAAACAATAATTATGGTTCCTCTTTGTGTTAGATTTCGGATGTTCTTTGTGATGCTGGGAGGCCTTGTGGAGTGCAGTCAGTCTGTATATACGGAGGAACTTCAAAAGGACCCCAAATATCTGCTCTAAAATCAGGGGTGGTAAGTTTGCGGCAATCTTGAATCCATTTTGTGTCAACTTAGAAAGTATATATATTTCTGATGATTCAAACCTGCTCTCTGTAATTTTGATGTTCAATTGTAACTAACTTgcaataattaaaaatagctCTGAATCCTTAAGCTTCGTGATGTATACAAATTGATCTTTTAACCCCTCAAGAAGATATTTTTGGAGGTCTGTTCTCTTTTGTTTGATTCAACGCATGCCAATTAAATTTCTCAGAGAACTGGCTCTTTTACCATCTCTACACAAGGTTTTATCACCTCATTTCCTCTCTGGTGTGGAAAAGTTATGACTGGAAATATGTATTTCAGAAAACCTTTATAAGTTCTAAAAGTAGCTATTGAACAGTATGCTCTAATTTGAGGGTAAAAATGAATAATACAGTGAAGACAAATCACTTGATGATTTCCCACAGATTGCACTTCTGGAGGCAGATATATAGTGTATGCAGTAATCAGTATGCACATCATGTTTGAATTGGTGTATTGTATATGTGGGATATAAAGTTATCATGCATCTGGCATGTCTTAATGGGATTTATTTTCGTAATTGTCAAGTGAGATTATAGTCCTTGTTTATTGTGTCACATGTATCACTCTAACCAGCttttacatgtatatatttaattaatgcacATCATTAACTCAGCCTCTCGTATATGGATCTACATTAGGACATTGTGATTGGGACACCTGGTCGTCTAAAGGACTTGATTGAAATGGGAGTGTGCCATCTAAAGGAGGTTTCTTACGTGGTATGTGACAAAATTATTCTGCTATGTCATTGATTTTACAGCGTATATTGAAAAAGGCAAATTGCATTCTCAGTTGGCCGGGGTTTTGTTTTTCTCCTGCAGGCTACTTGTTGATTTCATTGACTTCAGTATTCTTCTTTATAGTGTTCATTTAGGCAACAAGTATGGGATTATTTGAGAGAGAATAATTAAGAGTTGCATTATAGTGGTGTAAGATTTTCTCGAATTCCAATTCAAATAGGCATCAAATCACGTTATATGTTGGAATTCTTATCCAATCACATATAACTAGAATGTCTATTTGGTAAACATTGATGTCTCGTGGAACAAACTTAGCCACTGATGAGTTTAGCATAgcatgatatgatttttatttagtCATGATGATATTCAGATGGGTTATACAATCAATAGGAATTTGTCATTCAGATCCTATTTTTAGGCAAGAACCTGGATTGAGATTGAGTGGTCCCCTTTTCATATGAGAGTGTTTGAATGCAGCAGCTTTTCTTAGAATATCAAGTTTCTTTTCCTTTAAAAAAAGTAGTGTGGGTTggtcttttatttaaaatggcaattaaaaatccaaaagTAATCAAAGATGCCTCAGTGCCCCTTAGGGCTTCCGTTTAAAGAATTAGGAAATAGCTCTTTTTTACTACTGACTACTGTATCTAAACATGAAATTGCttctatgttttttttttttttttgaagaaaagtACTTCAGAAAAGGTCTGCTTGATAAAACACTTTCTAGCCAAGTGCTTCGGCATCTGAAGTTACATATAAAAtgatttacttttttttttactttttgttTGTGCTTGCTTAACCCATCTGTAGTTGGAATGTGAAATGCATGTCTATTTAAATGCTCGTATAACTTCTAAACATGACTCAAAAGTGTTTTTCTATGATTTACAATTTAGGTCTTGGATGAAGCTGATCGGATGCTTGACATGGGATTTGAACCCGAGGTTCGCTCAATATTAAGTCAAACATGTTCTGGTATGACATCAAACTTAGCTACTTATGATAACGTTTCTGTTTTGGCTCCAAATAAGTAAATGTCTAGACCTTAtgttttcattatatttatacTTTCATATACCTTTAGCTAGTTTGATATTCTCTGTCTTTCTTCTTCTCTTTTCCTGATTTTACTTGTAATTTCATGTGGCTTTTCTATGCAGTTCGCCAAATGGCAATGTTCAGTGCAACATGGCCACTACCTGTGCATCAATTAGCTCAAGAATTCATGGATCCCTCCCCGGTTAAGGTATACATTTTATGCGGGAGTTACATTACCCCTACCTTATTTCTTTCCTTTTAATGTTAAAGCAACCATGTTTCAGGTGGTTGTGGGTTCAGAAGATTTAGCTGCCAACCATGATGTCCTGCAAATAGTGGAGGTATGGCTGAGAGATGATACTATGAAGGACTAGCATGAACCAGGAGTGTCTCAATATTTTTTGAATGCTTATTTGGAGTTAGCTTTTATTTCCTTGATGTTATAGGTGCTGGAGGATCGAGCACGCGATGAACGCTTGCAGAATTTGCTTGAAAAATACCACAAGTCTAGAAAGTAAGTTTACTGAAATatgcatatatatgtgtatgtgtgtgaatgtatatatatatatatatatatatatatatatatacatgcacatattattaatttctttgctACATTAGTTATGTGAAGAAAGATCTCCTCTATGTATATTAACAATGTTTTTGCTACCTTCATTGTGTGGACAAAATCCCCTTCTGAGTGTTGTGCTATCTGATCATCTGCTTGATCCCAAATTTGTGGAACTGGACTTGCAAAGTTAAGGACTCCTACTTGTTGAAATGATGTGTGAAACTTTCCATAACATTTATGTGTATTATCAGTTGGCTCTATCTTTTTacctttttcttttaaaattttgaaagatctaaaatttatttttgtttatatatGCCTACTAGAGAAAGCGAGCGTGGATTATTTCTTATTAACAGCTGTTAtccaaaattttcttatttGGGATTTTAACCTGTTGCAGGAATAGAGTTTTGGTTTTTGTTTTGTACAAGAAGGAAGCATCAAGGGTCGAGAATATGCTTCACAAAAGGTGATTTGATTTACACGTTAATTTTCCCTGCTAAATGAGGCATGACTTTTGCGGCTAAGTTTCTTGATCTGCTGGTTCAGGAATGGAGATTAATTATCTCTAATCTCACCTTTTATTAAGTTGCATTATTTTCACTTTCTGTTTATCTTTCTTTTCCAGGGGTTGGAAAGTTGTTTCTATAAGCGGCGATAAAGCACAACATGCAAGGACACAGGCATTGTCATTGTTTAAGGAGGGATCAAGTCCACTAATGGTAAGTAAtcattttttcaattttgattaaataaaattacCAATAATGATACTAAACCTTTGTCCGTCCTCACTACCAAGTAAACAAAAATGAGCTGTTCAGCTTCAGCCTCCACATAAAGATGAGCTGCCTAACAATGACCATTAATTTCAAAACCTGGTTTGTTTTTCATTTCTACAGATAGCAACTGATGTTGCTGCTCGAGGTTTGGATATTCCCGATGTTGAAGTTGTGATAAACTACAGTTTTCCTCTTACAGCAGAGGATTATGTACACAGAATTGGTAGGACTGGACGAGCTGGTAAGAAGGGAGTGGCTCACACTTTCTTCACGAAGGAGAACAAGGTATGTTCTAATCTTGGTAGTGAAAATATACCAATCTTCTTCTTTGGAACAtcatttttctatattttagtGTATGACACCAATATTATTAAACTCTTCTCAGGGACTTGCTGGGGAGTTGGTAAACGTTCTTAGGGAAGCTCAGCAGGTTGTACCTGATTCCTTGCTAAAATTTGGGACGCATGTAAAGAAAAAGGTGAGCATATTGTTTCTTAGTAGGGGCCAAAATAGGCTTTGCAGGATATTTTTTCCAACTTTATTTGGTTGGGAAGCATCTTTTGTAGCACACTGCTAGTTATGTTACCCCTTTGTGTACCGTAGATTGACTAGATTTTCTCGGGAGAGGGGTAAACTTTCAAGTTGCCTAGCCCAACTTAAAAATTGAGCCCCAATGAAGCTTGAACACAAGCTTGTGTTAGTGATATAAGCTCGCGACTTGGCGTAAGGGACTTAGTTTGATACACGAGCCGAGCTCGCTAGTCAGGCTTCAAGATTGTTTACATGATAGTCTATAAAACtgaaataacatttttattatattagttAATTATATCATTACACGTACATTATCTTTTATATAAGATTTATTATAAACGAAATTATAAGTTTTTTAGTTGGTTGATGCTCTTTAAACTCGAGCTCAAGATTCATCCTTCTCTCGCATCCACGAGATTGTGCACCCGAACTCTATACCGACTCCTTCAACTTGATTTACGCGCGTCTGCAGGATATCTGCAATCATATATAGACTACAGAACTAATTAGCGTGTGATACATAGCATTATCTGATTGTAAACTTCATGCAGGAATCCAAGTTATACGGTGCCCATTTCAAGGAAATTGATTCTAATGCTCCCAAAGCTACAAAGATAAAGTTTAATGATTCCGATGATGAAGATTGATTTTATCCTATCTATAAGTTTATTTTCCTTTAAAGAATCAATTTTGTTTTTGCCGCTAGCTTTTGTCGATGAAAAatcgatataatttttttctttttatttgtgATAAAAGATCATAATCCTACATTGAATGATGCGATTCTCAAGTCTAGTGTGTCAAATTTGATGTGGTTCCTCCTGAATGGTAAATTGTAATGGACATCCGTACATGTGGGTACTGTTTGTGATTTGTGATATGTGAAACACGAAAAtggccaaaatattttaattatgaatttttagaTTTCGTAAATATTACCAACAGGATTTGTATTTCCCGTCTCAACCaaacaatatattttttaaaactatttaataCGAATTGTACGACATTGAGATTCATGTAATTTTAAATGTGATCATATTTACATTCAAAACTTTTACCCCgtttaattgattttttattttagatgGTTCAAATTACTTTTCGATATTGATTTATGTGTCTTATTAGattacatatattttatatggacCGGTAAGTTCACTTTTGGAACCATTTTTAGATAAgcatgtcttttgtgagacggtctcatgaatttttatctgttagATAgatcaattctaccgatattcataataaaaagtaatactcttagtataaaaaagtagtattttttcatgaatgacccaaataaaagatctgtctcacaataTACGACTCATGAGATCGTCTTGCACAAATTTTTGCTATAAATGAGTATATTAGATGTATAACAtgtcaaaactatatatatatatatatatatattatttttttccataataaattataaacatattattgttttaaaattcaaatttttagtTAGGCGTGGGACAGAATCACATGTTTCGAGCTCACCGACGTCAAAAACAATGTTAAACGAAATGCCGTGGACGGGAGAGCAGGAAATCCAAACCCGGAGGGATTCAGAAGCTGGATCGTGCCAAGGGAAGCCAGAGGAGAAAAACCAAGTGCTTGTATGGTATCTGATCGGTCCCCAAAACCCTAATTTACTTTTTTCCGAGCAAAAATTCCCAATTTTCTATACATTCTTACATTTTCTGTTGTAATTCGTATTTCACAGATGTTGCTTTACCTCCGTGAGCTTTGATCATTTAAGTTGTCATTTGTTGTTATAGTTAAGCTAGTTTGCGAACTGTGGATGGAAGGGCTGTTTATGACTTACTTTTATTTGTTTGATCGAATGAGTTGTCAATTGGACAGGATGCTGAGTACTTTTAACGGGAAGTTTGGTCGATAAGTTGCTAATTCTTTTGTGTGCTGCTCAGGCGTAGTGATTTAAGGGGTAAATGCAATCTCATTTCGGCTGCTCATGAATTTGGTTTGGTCTTTTGAATTGGATCGCTTGATTTTCTCGTGTTTTCATATTTCAGTCAAGATATGTCATTGCTCTGTAGTGGTGGCAAAATTGTTGCTTTTTTATTATTCAGGATTGGAATCATTCGGAATTTGACATTTGTTGCTATGTAAAACTATACTTATGCAGTTGTATATCTGTAGTTGCATGGGTGGATGAATTCGTGTCTGTGTTCTTGGTGTAGTCTGTCTGTTGGAACTATATATTGTGCATGTGTTTACTGAACTTCAATTAACTCCCTCTTGATTTATATGTATTTATGTGATACGATTTTGCAGTTGAGGGTGGTATTAATTTGGAATGTTGAATGTTGACCCAAACCTTTTATGCTTAGCAATTGGTTTATTGTGAAAATTCGTTTCAGTGCTATATCTGCTCTGATACTATATAGTTGCCTTCTCGTGCATCTGACATTACCGTTTCCGGATGGACTTCTCTCCACCCCATCACATGTCTTTGACTCAGTCATGGTCATTGGACCACCTGCCGTATTTTTTCCATGGCATTGTCATGTAATGCAGCACTAGATTTCAAACCCCCTTCACAGAACCTTGGTCTCTTTAGCTTTAATGAATCCCATTTCCTTCGTCCTCTGGTCCATCTGTCGCACATCCATCTCCTACGGACCACAGCTGGCAGCCCACCCTGCATGTGTGACTTAGCTAATGGTTCAGCGATTACAAAACTTACTCATTGAATGAACCATCAGCAACTTAAATTAATAATCATAGAATTTCTTTCATAATGTTTGTAGAGTCACAATATTGAGGCGTTGGTGGTGATGGTGCTGAGTTATCAGATTTTTTTGGGTTGTTTGGAAAGGATTTTTCCCTCTTTTTGCATGTAATCTGTAGATCATCCCATCCAGTTCTGAGTACTAGGACGAACTTTCACCGTTGAAATTTCAGTTGTTCCCAAATTTGTAGTGGTTATTTTTATACTCTATCTTACTTCAGGTTTTTGGTTAGCACTCTATAGTTTACAGGCCGATGGGTTTTGGTGGCATATTGCTCCAACTCAATTAAAGCACGAACTTAGGAATCTCCTCTCACGAACACTTTCTAGAGTTAGTGACGTCTTGTCTGGGAGAACACCGGTGGGATATACGAGACGTGCATTTAAGAGAACTTGTAACAATTTTTAGTGTCTCTGTGTTTGCTCTTTGTGGTTCTTGTTGACCTGTTGTTGTGCTTTATTTATCAAAAGAACTAGTAGTTATAGCAAGATGACAAGATctgtttttgtttaatttgttTCTTATTTGAATGGAGTAGTTTGCTTGTTCTTATGTGCTTTATCAGCAACGGCTTTTCCTTGTAGTTTTTGCGTCTCAAgtttgtttggagattttctccTATGCTTTCTTATTCCTTTATGTTTAGTAACCTGTAATTCTTTTGATGTATCAGAGGATGGAGATTTTTTTGCTAAAATCTCTTCTCAATGGCATCGAGAGTTTTTCTGAATTAGCATCATGTGAAAGCATGAACAACGAACTAATTCAGAGATATCGTCCAAGGATTGAAGAGATGCTGAAGTTGTTAAAGCCTATATTTCATTCCATCGCCGATGCTGAAATTATTTCTGATGAAATATTGCGAAAAGCAGTCTCAGGTCTCCAGCAGTCTGTCGATGAATTGAGAGAAATATTTGCAAACTGGAAACCGTTGATGAGTAAAATTTACTTTGTAAGTGATAACAGCTCTCATTTAACTTTGGTTTGTACCTTGTTTATGCAACTGAGTGAAAAAAAACACTGATAAAAGAAAGATGGACGGTA encodes:
- the LOC142545285 gene encoding DEAD-box ATP-dependent RNA helicase 5-like, which translates into the protein MGGHKFDAEAYNTTENGEIKMQKKNKNKQKRKIEENEAELGTETVNIVKKKKNKVKQEEAAEVLNGSSEISITKNKKKKKKDKGVETESASNGIIGTLRKLENCSGVGSDNVTEEIRHGTGVVVSGKNVKDSKYATLISFAESGLPNEVLECCKNFNKPSPIQSHSWPFLLDGRDFIGIAATGSGKTLAFGVPAIMNVLSRRKSKIAVKRNPLCLVLSPTRELAQQISDVLCDAGRPCGVQSVCIYGGTSKGPQISALKSGVDIVIGTPGRLKDLIEMGVCHLKEVSYVVLDEADRMLDMGFEPEVRSILSQTCSVRQMAMFSATWPLPVHQLAQEFMDPSPVKVVVGSEDLAANHDVLQIVEVLEDRARDERLQNLLEKYHKSRKNRVLVFVLYKKEASRVENMLHKRGWKVVSISGDKAQHARTQALSLFKEGSSPLMIATDVAARGLDIPDVEVVINYSFPLTAEDYVHRIGRTGRAGKKGVAHTFFTKENKGLAGELVNVLREAQQVVPDSLLKFGTHVKKKESKLYGAHFKEIDSNAPKATKIKFNDSDDED